In the Leishmania infantum JPCM5 genome chromosome 2 genome, one interval contains:
- the SCGR4 gene encoding phosphoglycan beta 1,3 galactosyltransferase → MLCSPLRIGAGFLPSWTLHVVEKDCADCTDRQTHDSAVEGVELQPQHAVYATSSAPLGRVGPMLLAMTSVTDDVNVRTELPQWEWLRHVYGEGFPTAGGAGEGAAQPRTPYLAVMGIPSTDQPARAALREAQRRTWLTYQEVARTENHFDAALLALYVFAAVEPKVAPNASESSSASARNGTSAAEPRRGRLSALLPTTAEYKAATEALLAATAQAEGIDDLADEGIVQRRMELRRDWNIAAVEDTPCAEVVSRRVTVGAETSALSYLSGALSLPVTPAFTSPAEYVCHASSALWQEALTHRNVVWIDMMTDRRPTTNKKIGEDGKWGLPVEVGMSQKLILWLEYAYHAFKDVPFIIKGDDDAYVKVPQFLSDVRYVRNGVKRGRFPPPPPRHPVMTGAGGSPTTQAATPRRVVHNYDRLPVDRTKCFYWGSGRRMLGVRFNAGMLLMLHRRLAQVILEPPQSSSDADLRMLAVADYSNDRRSLYRQAGLHHEDVMIGVTLRNRYNRSMELCDDETIWYVKEGYDRFHDLHRGKLNTVTWSTVVAHRCRPADAYFLHYYFQNEYSASTVEIARGDDREELAIEAAAEWVAEQRNAFPDSVPGWDDLPSVLWTHGASAAPEYVVATGDDVAVYNYSYQYWRDSSTFVWNGYRSSR, encoded by the coding sequence ATGCTCTGCAGCCCGCTGCGCATCGGCGCGGGCTTTCTGCCCTCGTGGACACTGCACGTGGTGGAGAAGGACTGCGCAGACTGCACCGACCGACAGACGCACGACAGCGCTGTGGAGGGCGTGGAGTTGCAGCCACAGCACGCCGTGTACGCgacgtcgtctgcaccgctGGGCCGCGTCGGGCCGATGCTGCTGGCGATGACGAGCGTGACGGACGACGTGAATGTGcgcacggagctgccgcagtgGGAGTGGCTGCGGCACGTGTACGGTGAAGGGTTTCCGAccgcgggcggcgctggcgagggggctgcgcagccgcggacACCGTATCTTGCCGTGATGGGCATCCCGTCGACGGATCAgccggcgcgtgctgcgctgcgtgaggcACAGCGCAGGACGTGGCTGACGTAccaggaggtggcgcgcacgGAGAACCACTTcgatgccgcgctgctggcgctgtacgtcttcgccgcggtggagccCAAGGTGGCCCCGAATGCATCAGAGAGCTCTTCAGCATCCGCGCGCAACGGCACGTCAGCTGCCGAGCCGAGGCGAGGGCGCCtgagtgcgctgctgccgacgacggcggagtACAAGGCTGCCACCGAGGCGCTTCTGGCGGCGACTGCGCAGGCCGAGGGCATTGACGACTTGGCCGACGAGGGCATTGTGCAGCGCCGGATGGAGCTCCGCCGCGACTGGAacatcgctgccgtcgaggaCACACCGTGTGCGGAGGTGGTCAGCCGCCGCGTGACTGTCGGCGCGGAGACGTCTGCGCTGTCGTACCTGAGCGGCGCCCTGTCGCTCCCCGTGACACCCGCGTTCACGTCGCCGGCGGAGTACGTCTGCCAcgcgtcgtctgcgctgtggcaggaggcgctgacgcaCCGCAACGTTGTGTGGATCGACATGATGACGGACCGCCGGCCGACCACGAACAAGAAGATCGGCGAGGACGGCAAGTGGGGCCTTCCCGTGGAGGTGGGAATGAGCCAGAAGCTGATCCTGTGGCTGGAGTACGCGTACCACGCCTTCAAGGATGTGCCTTTCATCATCAAGGGCGATGACGATGCCTACGTGAAGGTGCCGCAGTTCCTGAGCGATGTGCGGTACGTGCGCAACGGGGTGAAACGCGGGCGTtttccaccgccgccgccacggcatcCGGTGATGACCGGGGCGGGAGGCTCGCCGACCACACAGGCCGCGACGCCGAGGAGAGTCGTGCACAACTACGATCGGCTGCCAGTGGATAGAACGAAGTGCTTCTACTggggcagcggccgccgcatgCTGGGCGTTCGCTTCAATGCGGGCATGCTGCTcatgctgcaccgccgcctcgcacagGTTATACTGGAGCCGCCACAAAGCAGCTCCGACGCCGATCTGCGCatgctggcggtggcagaCTACTCCAACGATCGGAGGTCGCTGTACCGTCAAGCGGGTCTGCATCACGAAGACGTGATGATCGGCGTGACACTCCGGAATCGATATAATCGCTCGATGGAGCTGTGCGATGATGAGACGATCTGGTACGTGAAGGAAGGCTACGACCGCTTCCACGACTTGCATCGCGGGAAGCTGAATACCGTGACGTGGTCAACCGTCGTagcacaccgctgccgaccAGCCGACGCGTATTTCTTGCACTACTACTTCCAGAACGAGTacagcgcctccaccgtgGAGATAGCGCGCGGGGACGATCGGGAGGAGCTGGCGatcgaggcggcagcggagtgGGTGGCAGAGCAGCGTAACGCGTTTCCTGACAGTGTACCAGGGTGGGACGATCTGCCGTCGGTGCTGTGGACGCATGGGGCATCCGCGGCACCGGAGTATGTTGTTGCGACCGGTGACGACGTCGCCGTGTACAACTACAGCTACCAGTACTGGAGGGACAGCTCTACCTTTGTTTGGAACGGCTACAGATCGAGTCGGTGA